The following coding sequences are from one Carassius auratus strain Wakin unplaced genomic scaffold, ASM336829v1 scaf_tig00214077, whole genome shotgun sequence window:
- the rab33ba gene encoding RAB33B, member RAS oncogene family a — protein sequence MADIESSFEFSSSLTCSSLPPPRTRIFKIIVIGDSGVGKTCLTYRFCAGKFPDKTEATIGVDFREKVIEIDGEKIKVQLWDTAGQERFRKSMVQHYYRNVHAVVFVYDVTNAASFRSLPLWIEECRQHALGQEVPRILVGNKCDLRHAAQVSTDVAQQFADAHSMPLFETSAKNPYGNDDGGRNNSDHVEAIFMTVAHKLKSQKPLVLSQPPCSAGDTVTLRRQDEEDRGTWGCGC from the exons ATGGCAGATATCGAGTCCTCCTTTGAATTTAGCTCATCTTTGACCTGCTCTTCGCTGCCTCCCCCACGGACCCGAATCTTTAAGATCATCGTGATCGGAGACTCTGGAGTTGGCAAGACTTGCCTCACCTATAGATTCTGTGCGGGCAAGTTTCCAGACAAGACTGAGGCCACCATCGGGGTGGATTTTCGGGAAAAGGTTATTGAAATAGACGGAGAGAAAATCAAG GTCCAGTTGTGGGACACCGCAGGTCAGGAGCGCTTCCGAAAGAGTATGGTGCAGCACTACTACCGTAACGTCCACGCTGTGGTGTTTGTCTATGATGTCACCAATGCCGCTAGTTTCCGAAGCCTTCCATTGTGGATCGAGGAGTGCCGTCAGCATGCCCTGGGTCAAGAGGTGCCCAGGATCTTGGTTGGCAACAAATGCGACCTGCGCCACGCTGCTCAAGTAAGCACAGATGTAGCGCAGCAGTTTGCCGATGCACACTCGATGCCTCTGTTCGAGACCTCTGCCAAGAACCCCTATGGAAACGATGACGGCGGTCGGAATAATAGTGACCACGTGGAAGCCATTTTTATGACAGTGGCGCACAAGCTGAAATCTCAGAAGCCGCTGGTGTTAAGCCAACCACCGTGCAGTGCAGGAGATACTGTCACTCTCAGGAGGCAGGACGAAGAGGACAGGGGAACTTGGGGCTGTGGATGTTGA
- the LOC113091148 gene encoding uncharacterized protein LOC113091148 yields the protein MDRYRYFIFNQKSVVVLGILQVACSGLCVVCGFMDAVFRKSTTLSETRAPLWAGLIMAAPGVLALFASQKKNPILVNVMIASSVMSLFAVVIVFVYSCVTLSYGEEDDEIFHPHPIPEVRFVLSRMVKGANSTLLVACMGSLLFSSLITYVGCRSLPLCGCFDSSNGMEFLVPQNDPVIPTELVCAWQDDERIFNSPMSFMDRCPEQEQQDLSMLPPYSRLA from the exons ATGGACCGTTACAGGTATTTCATCTTCAATCAGAAGAGTGTGGTGGTCCTCGGCATCCTTCAGGTGGCGTGCTCGGGGCTTTGCGTG GTTTGCGGCTTTATGGACGCAGTCTTCCGCAAGAGCACTACTCTGAGTGAAACTAGAGCTCCACTCTGGGCTGGACTG ATTATGGCTGCCCCTGGTGTGCTTGCTCTTTTTGCATCCCAGAAGAAAAACCCAATTTTG GTAAATGTCATGATCGCATCATCTGTGATGTCGCTTTTTGCTGTTGTGATTGTCTTCGTTTATTCTTGCGTCACTCTAAGCTATGGAGAAGAGGATGATGAGATCTTCCATCCCCATCCTATCCCTGAAGTG AGGTTTGTCCTCAGCCGGATGGTGAAAGGAGCAAACAGCACCCTTCTGGTGGCCTGCATGGGGTCCTTGCTCTTTTCTTCTCTCATTACATATGTTGGCTGCCGCAGTCTTCCACTTTGTGGCTGCTTCGACTCCTCAAATGGCATG GAGTTTCTAGTTCCTCAGAATGACCCTGTTATCCCAACTGAACTTGTATGCGCTTGGCAAG ATGATGAGCGAATCTTTAACTCCCCCATGTCATTCATGGATCGCTGTCCTGAACAGGAACAGCAAGACCTCTCCATGCTTCCACCGTATAGCAGACTAGCTTAG
- the mgst2 gene encoding microsomal glutathione S-transferase 2, which produces MSSDLPVFLAAVSLLSALHLAFQARRVGWSRMKHKIMPPTVTGPPEFERTFRAHQNSVEMYSIFLVVLWISGIFCNEVLASLGGLLYIVSREMYFTGYIRESKKRLPGFFSVLFALLFLTVMATIGIINSFMNKYLNTRLL; this is translated from the exons ATGTCTTCGGATTTGCCAGTTTTCCTTGCAGCAGTCTCGTTACTGTCTGCTCTCCACCTGG CGTTTCAGGCAAGACGTGTGGGGTGGTCAAGGATGAAACATAAGATTATGCCGCCCACTGTTACTGGACCACCTGAGTTTGAAAGGACATTTCGTGCACA CCAGAATAGCGTAGAGATGTACTCAATTTTCTTGGTGGTATTGTGGATCTCTGGCATCTTTTGCAATGAAG TTCTTGCTTCTCTTGGAGGACTTCTATATATTGTGAGCAGAGAGATGTACTTTACAGGCTATATCCGTGAAAGCAAGAAAAG GTTGCCAGGGTTTTTTTCGGTGTTGTTTGCCCTCTTATTCCTGACTGTGATGGCTACCATTggaataattaattcatttatgaaCAAATATCTCAACACCAGACTTCTCtaa
- the setd7 gene encoding histone-lysine N-methyltransferase SETD7 isoform X1: MDSDDDNIEEMVEGPLDEDDQPHGFCTVTYSSSDRFEGHFVHGEKNGKGKFFFFDGSRLEGFYVDDALQGQGIYTYEDGGALHGTYVDGELSGPAQEFNPEGQLVFRGQYKDNIHYGMCWIYYPDGACVVGEVNEDGEMTGKAVAYVYPDGRTALYGSFVDGELIEAQLATLTTQEISRPHFTVDPDSPVYCYDKSNSSCIAGYKLLPDPYESQRVYVGQSLISGAGEGLFTKIEAEANTVMAFYNGVRITHIEVDSRDWSLNGNTISLDEDTVIDVPEPFNLTENYCASLGHKANHSFTPNCKYDPYIHPRFGQIKCIRTIRAVEKDEELTVAYGYDHEPSGKSGPEAPEWYRKQLLEFQQREYGKDADETC, translated from the exons ATGGACAGCGATGATGACAACATAGAGGAAATGGTGGAAG GACCACTGGATGAGGATGACCAGCCTCATGGTTTCTGCACTGTGACTTACTCCTCCAGCGACAGATTTGAGGGACACTTTGTTCATGGGGAGAAAAATGGAAAAGGAAAATTCTTCTTTTTTGATGGCAG TAGGCTGGAGGGTTTCTATGTGGATGATGCTTTGCAGGGCCAGGGCATTTATACTTATGAGGATGGGGGAGCATTACATGGGACTTACGTAGATGGCGAGCTCAGTGGACCTGCTCAAGAGTTCAATCCAGAAGGTCAGCTGGTCTTCAGGGGCCAGTACAAGGACAACATTCACTATGGCATGTGCTGGATCTACTACCCG GATGGCGCCTGCGTGGTTGGGGAAGTAAATGAAGATGGAGAGATGACTGGAAAGGCTGTGGCTTATGTTTATCCTGATGGGCGTACGGCTCTGTATGGCTCCTTTGTTGATGGAGAACTGATTGAGGCCCAACTTGCCACTCTTACCACCCAAGAGATCAGCCGACCACACTTCACTGTTGATCCAGATA GTCCTGTTTACTGCTACGACAAATCCAACTCGTCATGTATCGCTGGTTATAAACTGTTGCCCGACCCCTACGAAAGTCAACG TGTGTATGTTGGACAGTCACTTATTTCCGGAGCTGGAGAAGGGCTGTTTACAAAAATTGAGGCTGAGGCTAACACAGTGATGGCTTTTTATAATGGTGTCCGCATTACACATATAGAG GTGGACAGTCGTGACTGGTCCCTGAATGGGAACACTATTTCATTGGATGAGGACACTGTGATTGATGTTCCGGAACCTTTCAATCTGACGGAGAATTATTGTGCATCTCTAGGTCACAAGGCCAATCACTCCTTCACTCCCAATTGCAAATATGATCC GTACATCCATCCTCGTTTTGGGCAAATAAAATGCATCCGAACAATCCGTGCTGTGGAGAAAGATGAAGAACTCACCGTTGCATATGGTTATGACCATGAGCCATCGGGGAAGTCTGGTCCAGAGGCACCAGAATGGTATAGAAAGCAACTGCTGGAGTTTCAGCAGAGGGAGTATGGAAAAGATGCTGACGAGACCTGCTAA
- the naa15a gene encoding N-alpha-acetyltransferase 15, NatA auxiliary subunit a gives MPSVTLPPKENALFKRILRCYEHKQYRNGLKFCKQILSNPKFAEHGETLAMKGLTLNCLGRKEEAYELVRRGLRNDLKSHVCWHVYGLLQRSDKKYDEAIKCYRNALKWDKDNLQILRDLSLLQIQMRDLEGYRETRYQLLQLRPAQRASWIGYAIAYHLLEDYEMAAKIVEEFRKTQQTSPDKVDYEYSELLLYQNQLLREAGLNKEALDHLTNYEKQICDKLAVEETRGELLLKLDRAGEATEVYHRLLERNPENWSYYQGLEKALKPKSVEEKQKIYEDAWVKYPKGLVPRRLPLNFLTGEKFRECLDRFLRLNFSKGCPPVFTTLKSLYHLKDKVAIIEELVVGYEKSLRACKMFNQNDDGKTEPPTTLLWVQYFLAQHFNYIGKQTLALEYINTAIESTPTLIELFLIKAKIYKHAGNIREAARWMDEAQALDTADRFINSKCAKYLLKAGLIKEAEEMCSKFTREGTSAVENLNEMQCMWFQTECALAYKSLDKYGEALKKCHEIERHFVEITDDQFDFHTYCMRKMTLRSYVDLLKLEDVLRMHPFYFKAARTAIDMYLSLHDNPLSDDNKESQADNANLTDKELKKLRNKQRRAQKKAQLEEEKKNAEKEKQLKNQKKKKEEDEEEIGGPKEELIPDKLAKVENPLEEAVKFLTPLKNLVKNKIETHLLAFEIYLRKEKYLLMLQSVKRAYSLDPDHPWLHQCLVRFFKGVSDSKDMPKAVQTVLKQEITKLFGESDPKTFNKNFLSKHANSIPHRVAAAKMMFFLDPSSDGTAAELATSLNESLTGRTIQTCTEVLLALRDGSLGSQQEKNLESYRASCHGIYPYALAFMPPGYQDNSAVTTNGDLSSCDHEEMPNEM, from the exons GTTGGCACGTGTATGGTTTGCTTCAGCGCTCGGATAAGAAGTACGACGAAGCCATCAAGTGCTACAGGAACGCTCTTAAATGGGACAAAGACAATCTGCAAATCCTCAGAGATCTCTCACTGCTGCAGATCCAAATGAGAGACCTCGAAGGTTACAga GAGACCAGGTACCAGTTACTGCAGTTGCGGCCGGCTCAAAGAGCGTCCTGGATCGGTTATGCCATCGCGTACCACCTTCTGGAAGATTATGAGATGGCGGCTAAGATCGTGGAGGAGTTCCGCAAAACACAACAG ACATCTCCAGATAAAGTGGATTACGAGTACAGTGAGCTGTTGCTTTATCAGAATCAGCTGTTGAGGGAGGCCGGGTTAAACAAAGAAGCCCTCGATCACCTGACCAACTATGAAAAACAGATCTGTGACAAACTGGCTGTAGAGGAGACACGAG GAGAGCTGCTTCTCAAGCTAGATCGGGCTGGTGAAGCTACGGAGGTCTACCACCGACTGCTGGAGAGAAACCCTGAGAACTGGAGCTATTATCAAGGGCTAGAAAAAGCACTCAAACcaa AGAGTGTCGAGGAGAAGCAGAAAATCTATGAAGATGCCTGGGTTAAGTATCCTAAAGGCCTGGTGCCAAGAAGACTTCCTCTCAACTTCCTCACAG GTGAGAAGTTTAGAGAGTGTTTGGATCGCTTCCTGAGGTTGAACTTCAGCAAAGGATGCCCTCCTGTCTTTACCACACTGAAATCACTCTACCACCTTAAAGACAAG GTAGCTATAATTGAGGAATTAGTTGTGGGCTATGAAAAAAGTTTGAGAGCTTGTAAAATGTTCAACCAAAATG ATGATGGGAAAACAGAGCCGCCCACTACTTTACTGTGGGTTCAGTATTTCCTGGCCCAGCATTTCAACTATATCGGCAAACAGACCCTTGCCCTCGAATACATCAACACAGCCATTGAAAGCACCCCCACCCTCATAGAGCTCTTCCTCATCAAGGCGAAGATATACAAG CATGCAGGTAACATCCGCGAAGCAGCTCGCTGGATGGATGAGGCCCAGGCTCTGGACACTGCTGACCGCTTCATCAACTCCAAGTGTGCCAAGTATTTGCTCAAGGCTGGACTTATCAAAGAGGCTGAAGAAATGTGTTCCAAGTTCACACGG GAAGGAACTTCTGCGGTAGAGAATCTGAATGAGATGCAGTGCATGTGGTTCCAGACAGAATGTGCTCTGGCCTACAAGTCCTTGGACAAATATGGAGAGGCGCTGAAGAAGTGCCATGAAATTGAGAGG CATTTTGTGGAGATAACGGATGACCAGTTTGACTTCCACACATACTGTATGCGGAAGATGACGTTGCGTTCTTACGTGGATTTGCTCAAACTAGAGGATGTGTTGCGCATGCACCCTTTCTACTTCAAGGCAGCACGTACAGCCATCGACATGTACCTCAGCCTTCATGATAACCCACTCTCCGATGACAACAAGGAGTCGCAGGCTGACAATG CCAACCTAACAGACAAGGAGCTGAAGAAATTGCGCAACAAACAGAGACGTGCCCAAAAGAAAGCCCAGTTAgaggaggaaaagaaaaatgCTGAGAAAGAGAAACAGCTAAAGaaccaaaagaagaaaaaagaagaggatgaggaggagattGGAGGACCTAAAGAGGAGCTCATACCAGATAAACTGGCAAAG gTTGAGAATCCTCTAGAAGAAGCAGTTAAGTTTCTGACTCCTCTGAAGAACTTAGTAAAGAATAAAATAGAGACACACCTGCTGGCCTTTGAGATCTACCTCAGGAAAG AGAAGTATCTTTTGATGCTGCAATCGGTGAAGAGAGCTTACTCATTGGACCCTGATCACCCCTGGCTCCACCAGTGCTTAGTGCGATTCTTCAAAGGAG TGTCGGACAGTAAGGACATGCCGAAGGCTGTGCAGACGGTTCTGAAGCAGGAGATCACAAAACTGTTCGGAGAGAGTGACCCCAAGACTTTCAACAAGAACTTCCTGAGCAAACATGCAAACTCGATACCACACAGAGTTGCAG CTGCTAAGATGATGTTCTTTCTGGACCCCTCCTCTGACGGGACGGCTGCTGAGCTGGCTACCTCTTTGAACGAGTCCCTAACAGGCAGAACCATTCAG ACGTGTACCGAGGTGCTCCTGGCTTTGAGGGACGGCAGTCTGGGTTCGCAGCAGGAGAAAAATCTTGAATCGTACCGTGCGTCTTGCCATGGTATCTATCCCTACGCTTTAGCCTTCATGCCCCCCGGTTACCAGGACAACTCTGCGGTGACCACCAATGGAGACCTGTCCTCCTGCGACCACGAGGAGATGCCCAATGAGATGTGA
- the ugl gene encoding malate synthase-like, whose translation MTLIKVQLYIYFSGQLQKMLVHQGVELETPPSGLEREFNTLFNSDALQFLSELISVFQAEVDKVLNLRVLRKVQLDLSGELPGFLKDTAHIRNDPSWRVSPVPDRLHCRHVDVGDLSPCDEQRLIKGLKSTAQGLQIDFDDGNCPTYRNQIKGIYNVYQAVHNRFQDVPPISQAPVLMLRPRAWNMVEHNMMVNGREVPGPLFDFGLLMFHNAKLLLQNQSGPFFYLSKVESYMEARLWSQIFFWTEKKLGLPAGCIKATVLIECVLASFEMEEILYELKEHSAGLNCGIWDYSASFVNKFGHRADFLLPDRSKYVDMEKRFLHSYMDLLVQTCHRRGALATGGMAALLLPREKESDLYKTVLRTVTRLKLLEIKAGVDGFMVYDMDLIEPMQKLFQLHSHGQNQLLQLREDITVTPEDLLTMPPGGVTLYGLRYNIAVGVLFIEAWLSGRGHFFYLGKVEDSATAEISRSQVWQWIRHQVRLEDDGTAVTRALVTSLAEGLTEDLKAAIYCQTSRDKQRLMTAVSMFIEIVQKNDFPEFLTTYLNLDHTFLSFQSQHENGQTDTVPKARL comes from the exons ATGACACTTATCAAAGTCCAACTCTATATTTACTTCAGTGGACAACTGCAGAAAATGTTG GTACATCAAGGTGTTGAGCTGGAAACGCCTCCCTCAGGACTTGAGAGAGAGTTTAATACTCTTTTTAATTCTGATGCTCTGCAATTTCTCTCTGAACTCATCTCTGTCTTCCAAGCAGAGGTTGACAAG GTTTTGAATCTACGAGTTCTCCGGAAAGTTCAGTTGGATCTGTCTGGAGAGTTGCCAGGCTTTCTAAAGGACACAGCTCACATCCGAAATGATCCCAGCTGGAGAGTGAGTCCAGTTCCAGACCGATTACACTGCAGACATGTAGACGTTGGTGACCTTTCACCCTGTGATGAACAACGACTCATCAAAGGACTCAAATCTACTGCCCAAGGGTTACAG ATTGATTTTGATGATGGCAACTGTCCAACATATCGCAATCAAATAAAGGGCATTTACAATGTTTACCAGGCTGTGCACAACAGGTTTCAGG ATGTACCACCCATTTCTCAGGCTCCAGTGCTGATGCTCCGTCCTCGAGCATGGAACATGGTGGAGCACAATATGATG GTGAATGGTCGAGAGGTTCCAGGTCCACTGTTTGATTTTGGTCTGCTGATGTTTCATAATGCAAAACTACTTCTTCAAAACCAGAGTGGCCCTTTTTTCTACTTGTCCAAG GTTGAAAGCTACATGGAGGCCAGACTCTGGAGTCAGATTTTTTTCTGGACTGAGAAGAAG cttggcctGCCAGCGGGCTGTATAAAGGCCACCGTGTTGATCGAGTGTGTCCTGGCATCGTTCGAGATGGAGGAGATTTTGTACGAGCTCAAGGAGCACTCTGCTGGTCTAAACTGTGGCATCTGGGATTACTCCGCTTCCTTTGTCAACAAATTCG GTCATCGAGCCGATTTCCTCCTCCCTGATCGCAGTAAGTATGTGGATATGGAGAAGCGTTTCCTGCACAGCTACATGGATCTTCTGGTGCAGACGTGTCACCGCAGGGGTGCCCTAGCAACAGGTGGCATGGCAGCATTGCTGTTGCCTAGAGAAAAAGAGAGTGACCTCTACAAGACTGTACTCAGAACTGTCACCAG acTTAAATTACTGGAGATCAAGGCAGGAGTTGATGGGTTCATGGTCTACGACATGGACCTGATTGAGCCCATGCAAAAA CTGTTTCAGCTTCACTCTCATGGTCAGAATCAACTCCTGCAGCTGCGTGAAGACATCACTGTGACCCCTGAAGACTTGCTCACTATGCCTCCA GGAGGAGTAACACTTTACGGACTGAGGTATAACATTGCTGTAGGAGTCCTCTTCATTGAAGCCTGGCTTTCAG GCAGAGGTCATTTCTTTTATCTGGGGAAGGTTGAGGATTCAGCAACAGCAGAGATATCCAGATCTCAG GTTTGGCAGTGGATCCGGCACCAAGTGAGACTGGAGGATGATGGGACAGCAGTGACCCGAGCTCTTGTCACCAGTTTGGCTGAAGGTTTGACGGAAGATCTGAAGGCAGCCATATATTGCCAAACAAGCAG GGACAAACAGAGGTTGATGACTGCTGTGTCCATGTTTATAGAAATAGTGCAGAAGAATGATTTCCCAGAGTTCCTCACCACATACCTTAACCTGGACCACACTTTCCTCAGCTTTCAGAGCCAACATGAGAACGGACAGACAGACACGGTGCCCAAAGCCAGACTCTAG
- the setd7 gene encoding histone-lysine N-methyltransferase SETD7 isoform X2 yields the protein MDSDDDNIEEMVEGPLDEDDQPHGFCTVTYSSSDRFEGHFVHGEKNGKGKFFFFDGSRLEGFYVDDALQGQGIYTYEDGGALHGTYVDGELSGPAQEFNPEGQLVFRGQYKDNIHYGMCWIYYPDGACVVGEVNEDGEMTGKAVAYVYPDGRTALYGSFVDGELIEAQLATLTTQEISRPHFTVDPDSPVYCYDKSNSSCIAGYKLLPDPYESQRDGLSCYYVGEILLVL from the exons ATGGACAGCGATGATGACAACATAGAGGAAATGGTGGAAG GACCACTGGATGAGGATGACCAGCCTCATGGTTTCTGCACTGTGACTTACTCCTCCAGCGACAGATTTGAGGGACACTTTGTTCATGGGGAGAAAAATGGAAAAGGAAAATTCTTCTTTTTTGATGGCAG TAGGCTGGAGGGTTTCTATGTGGATGATGCTTTGCAGGGCCAGGGCATTTATACTTATGAGGATGGGGGAGCATTACATGGGACTTACGTAGATGGCGAGCTCAGTGGACCTGCTCAAGAGTTCAATCCAGAAGGTCAGCTGGTCTTCAGGGGCCAGTACAAGGACAACATTCACTATGGCATGTGCTGGATCTACTACCCG GATGGCGCCTGCGTGGTTGGGGAAGTAAATGAAGATGGAGAGATGACTGGAAAGGCTGTGGCTTATGTTTATCCTGATGGGCGTACGGCTCTGTATGGCTCCTTTGTTGATGGAGAACTGATTGAGGCCCAACTTGCCACTCTTACCACCCAAGAGATCAGCCGACCACACTTCACTGTTGATCCAGATA GTCCTGTTTACTGCTACGACAAATCCAACTCGTCATGTATCGCTGGTTATAAACTGTTGCCCGACCCCTACGAAAGTCAACG TGACGGATTGTCCTGCTATTACGTTGGGGAGATTCTGTTGGTTCTCTAG